From a single Gimesia fumaroli genomic region:
- a CDS encoding cation:proton antiporter translates to MTECLFHNVPSHISLILGVTDGRMWHSLADVLILLAAAIVLGTIAEQLKQSAILGYIAAGTLVGPNLLGWVSDRQSIFDLAELGVALLLFAIGLEFSLTRLRRLGRIPLLAGIFQILFTLLAGLAVSILLGFSVSEALAIGATIALSSTACVVRMLNDRAELDAPHGRTALGILLVQDMAVIPLMLIITALVGKGTAADITVQLAVSLTLAVLFVAVFYGLFNYVLPRLLELSSLRRNRDFPILLAMVMAAGSAWAAHRLGLSPALGAFVAGVLLAISPFATQIRSDVQPLKTVLVTLFFAAVGMFGDLNWVVDHLALVLATVAAIVIGKMLITFGVAWFCGQPWQFALGTGLCLAQVGEFSFVLATVARGTTANPGILSESTFRLIVSTTIATLLLTPYLIQLAPAAANLIRKLGRRNQNKEPLQDAPQITELESSRETDSDLILILGFGPAGQRVAGELLQVGLKKIVVIDLNHENLQIASQYGLRSQLGDATQIEVLEHAGLYRSRLVITTLPSTTVCRQIIYLVRQLAPGTALYVRCRYHLHHWQLLAAGADVVVDEEEYVGECLAKQILESPLLPLLLNAKQKPDQPGNSHA, encoded by the coding sequence ATGACCGAATGTCTTTTCCATAACGTCCCGTCCCACATATCGCTGATTCTGGGAGTGACCGATGGAAGGATGTGGCATTCACTCGCTGACGTGCTGATCCTGCTGGCAGCCGCCATCGTCCTCGGAACGATCGCCGAGCAACTGAAACAGAGCGCCATTCTGGGATATATCGCTGCAGGAACACTGGTCGGCCCTAACTTACTGGGCTGGGTTTCTGACCGACAAAGTATCTTCGATCTGGCAGAACTGGGAGTGGCACTGCTCCTGTTTGCGATTGGACTTGAATTCTCACTGACCCGACTCAGACGTCTGGGACGGATCCCTCTCTTAGCAGGGATTTTCCAGATTCTGTTCACCCTGCTGGCCGGTTTGGCTGTTTCCATACTACTGGGCTTTTCGGTATCGGAGGCTCTTGCCATCGGCGCCACGATCGCTTTAAGCAGTACTGCCTGCGTGGTCAGGATGCTCAATGATAGGGCCGAACTTGATGCACCACACGGACGGACGGCTCTGGGAATTCTGCTGGTTCAGGATATGGCCGTCATCCCACTGATGCTGATTATCACGGCTCTGGTCGGAAAAGGAACCGCAGCCGATATTACAGTTCAACTCGCTGTATCGTTGACTCTCGCCGTTCTCTTTGTGGCCGTATTTTATGGACTGTTCAATTATGTGTTGCCTCGACTGCTGGAACTGTCCTCTCTGCGTCGGAATCGTGATTTCCCAATCCTACTCGCCATGGTGATGGCCGCCGGATCTGCCTGGGCCGCGCATCGACTGGGGCTGAGTCCTGCGCTTGGCGCATTCGTTGCCGGTGTTTTGCTGGCGATTTCTCCTTTTGCCACTCAAATCCGTTCGGATGTCCAGCCTCTGAAAACAGTGCTTGTCACGCTCTTCTTTGCTGCGGTCGGCATGTTTGGTGACCTGAACTGGGTTGTCGATCATTTGGCGCTCGTACTCGCTACCGTCGCTGCGATTGTGATCGGAAAAATGCTGATCACATTTGGGGTTGCCTGGTTTTGTGGTCAACCCTGGCAATTCGCTCTCGGCACGGGACTTTGTCTTGCTCAAGTTGGTGAATTCTCGTTCGTACTGGCAACGGTAGCACGTGGGACAACAGCCAATCCGGGAATCCTTTCCGAATCCACGTTTCGACTGATCGTTTCCACTACCATCGCCACTCTGCTGCTGACGCCCTATCTGATTCAACTGGCTCCGGCAGCAGCAAACCTGATTCGAAAATTAGGCCGACGTAACCAGAACAAGGAACCACTACAGGATGCGCCCCAGATAACAGAACTTGAATCCAGCAGAGAAACGGATTCTGATCTGATTCTGATTCTGGGTTTTGGACCGGCCGGTCAACGTGTTGCTGGTGAGCTGTTACAGGTTGGATTAAAAAAAATTGTCGTCATCGATCTGAATCATGAAAATCTGCAAATTGCGTCTCAATACGGTCTGCGTTCTCAGCTGGGGGATGCTACACAAATTGAAGTCCTCGAACATGCGGGCCTTTATCGTTCACGATTAGTCATCACGACTCTCCCCAGCACAACTGTCTGCAGACAGATTATCTATCTGGTTCGTCAGCTCGCTCCCGGAACCGCCTTGTATGTCCGATGCCGCTATCACCTGCACCACTGGCAACTTCTTGCGGCGGGCGCCGATGTCGTGGTGGACGAGGAAGAATATGTGGGCGAGTGCCTGGCAAAACAAATCCTGGAATCGCCGCTGCTGCCATTGCTGCTAAATGCAAAGCAGAAACCAGATCAACCTGGAAATTCCCACGCGTAA
- a CDS encoding Gfo/Idh/MocA family protein, translated as MSQQSRREFLEQSMFAAASAAALGASVPQLSAAEKQSSSPNEKLRVALLGVNGRGQSHLGAFAGRKDTEIVAIVDPDESVGMTKGVGNVFKKTGKKPTHYKDLRKAFDDQDIDIVSIATPNHWHALGAIWAIQAGKDVYCEKPVSHNVSEGRRIVEAARKYNKIVQTGTQCRSQPGLIDAVEFVKAGGIGEVKLARGTCYKRRKSIGPKGNYDVPASVDYDLWLGPAPMAPLTRKRFHYDWHWQTPTGNGDLGNQGIHQMDVARWGLGVDNVGDSVQAYGGRLGYTDAGNVANTQVSIHQFGDKRLVFEVRGLETEPYRGAKVGVIFYGTDGYVVIPSYNSASAFNNDGKLIKKFSGSADHFGNFVDAVRSRKISDLNADIEEGHISSALCHLGNISYELGEQMPVKEVAGEMKGDSEALETLGRFREHLSNNKLDADDTVVSMGPKLSLDSKQETFTGGMASTANPKLTREYRKPFVVPTSANL; from the coding sequence ATGTCTCAACAATCTCGTCGCGAATTCCTGGAACAATCGATGTTTGCTGCCGCGAGTGCAGCAGCTCTGGGCGCTTCTGTTCCTCAACTTTCTGCTGCAGAAAAACAGTCGAGCAGCCCGAACGAAAAACTGCGAGTCGCACTGTTGGGGGTAAACGGCCGCGGACAGTCTCACCTGGGAGCCTTCGCTGGTCGGAAAGATACAGAAATCGTCGCCATCGTTGATCCCGATGAAAGTGTGGGAATGACCAAAGGGGTCGGAAACGTTTTCAAGAAAACGGGCAAAAAACCGACTCATTATAAAGACCTGCGAAAAGCATTTGACGATCAGGATATTGATATCGTCAGCATCGCCACTCCTAACCACTGGCACGCATTGGGAGCGATCTGGGCGATTCAGGCTGGTAAAGACGTCTACTGTGAAAAGCCTGTCAGTCACAATGTGAGTGAAGGTCGCCGTATCGTTGAAGCGGCTCGCAAGTACAACAAGATCGTCCAGACCGGAACACAGTGCCGTTCGCAACCTGGTTTGATCGACGCGGTTGAATTCGTTAAAGCCGGTGGCATCGGCGAAGTCAAACTGGCTCGCGGGACCTGCTACAAACGCCGTAAATCAATCGGTCCTAAAGGTAACTACGATGTGCCTGCCAGCGTTGATTATGATCTCTGGCTGGGGCCAGCTCCAATGGCACCACTGACTCGTAAGCGATTCCATTACGACTGGCACTGGCAGACACCGACTGGTAACGGTGACCTGGGGAACCAGGGCATTCACCAGATGGATGTCGCACGCTGGGGCTTAGGCGTTGATAATGTTGGCGACAGCGTGCAGGCTTACGGCGGTCGTCTGGGTTACACCGATGCCGGTAACGTTGCGAATACCCAGGTCAGCATTCACCAGTTTGGTGATAAACGACTGGTATTCGAAGTACGTGGTCTGGAAACGGAACCGTACCGTGGTGCTAAAGTGGGAGTGATCTTCTACGGTACCGACGGTTACGTTGTGATTCCAAGCTACAACAGTGCTTCGGCATTTAATAACGACGGAAAACTGATCAAGAAGTTCTCTGGTTCCGCAGATCACTTCGGTAACTTTGTGGACGCTGTTCGCAGCCGCAAGATCAGCGATCTGAATGCGGATATCGAAGAAGGTCACATTTCCAGTGCTCTGTGTCACCTGGGTAATATTTCCTACGAACTCGGCGAACAAATGCCGGTTAAGGAAGTGGCTGGTGAAATGAAAGGTGATAGCGAAGCTCTGGAAACTCTGGGCCGCTTCCGTGAGCACCTGAGTAACAATAAGCTTGATGCGGATGACACCGTAGTCAGCATGGGGCCCAAACTGTCGCTGGACAGCAAGCAAGAAACCTTCACAGGTGGCATGGCTTCGACTGCGAATCCGAAACTGACTCGCGAATATCGTAAGCCATTCGTGGTTCCGACTTCTGCGAATCTGTAA
- the bshB1 gene encoding bacillithiol biosynthesis deacetylase BshB1, whose translation MDSGLDILVVAPHPDDAEISVGGTILACKAQGLRVGVIELTNGEPTPYGSPEIRKQETAAATAVLDLDYRENLELPNRSLESSLEARRKLAIVFRTHRPKVILAPYWEDVHPDHVSASHLTDAARFWSKLSKTDMAGERYWPPQIYYFWSIHLRIHPKPSFVFDISGHIEQKMDAIRSYESQMITGRPTEHPTVLDDIKDRARYWGWTIHRAYGEPFASREEIGIQSFLPLSAEELT comes from the coding sequence GTGGATTCTGGTTTAGATATACTTGTTGTCGCCCCTCATCCGGATGATGCCGAGATCAGCGTAGGGGGGACGATACTGGCATGTAAAGCCCAAGGCTTGCGGGTGGGAGTCATCGAATTAACCAATGGTGAACCAACGCCTTATGGCAGCCCTGAGATTCGAAAGCAAGAAACGGCGGCGGCGACCGCGGTGTTGGATCTGGATTATCGCGAAAATCTGGAGCTGCCGAACCGGAGTCTGGAATCGAGTCTGGAAGCGCGGCGGAAACTGGCGATTGTGTTTCGGACTCACCGCCCGAAAGTGATTCTGGCTCCCTATTGGGAAGATGTGCATCCCGATCATGTCTCCGCCAGTCATCTGACCGACGCGGCCCGGTTCTGGTCGAAGCTGAGTAAAACGGATATGGCGGGTGAACGGTACTGGCCGCCTCAGATCTATTATTTCTGGAGTATTCATCTGCGGATTCATCCCAAACCGAGTTTTGTCTTCGATATTTCCGGCCATATCGAACAGAAAATGGATGCCATTCGCAGCTATGAAAGCCAGATGATTACGGGGCGGCCTACTGAACATCCAACTGTTTTAGACGACATTAAAGATCGCGCCCGCTATTGGGGTTGGACGATTCACCGTGCTTATGGTGAACCCTTTGCCAGTCGCGAAGAGATCGGAATTCAAAGTTTTCTACCATTATCAGCTGAAGAATTGACGTAG
- a CDS encoding DUF1553 domain-containing protein, translating into MFDRFLRINSLIGLVLLLVIHSSTATFAEKPTDKSQATIDVDFNRDIRPVLSKNCFHCHGPDEETREAGLRLDQRTSATAKLESDEHAIVPKNADKSELFQRIVTSDESLVMPPPDVGEKLTEAQIAKIKAWIEQGAPYARHWSFIPPQRPARPTVKQQSWPANDIDYFVLAKLEHTGLKPSPQANRYTLIRRLSLDLRGLPPTLEEVDQFLNDKSPNAYEKLVDRFLADPAFGERWARKWLDLARYADSKGYGSDPLRMDIWRYRDWVISAFNKNMPFDQFTLEQLAGDLLPNPTLEQKVATAFHRNTMTNTEGGTDDEEFRVAAITDRVDTTIQVWMGLTMGCAKCHTHKYDPISQKEYYQIYAFFNQTADNDQPTDAPTIPAPTQEMLEANKRIDAEIATLNQKLQTPTQELAQAQLQWESTLHAKPNWKTLTPLTVKSSAAKTKFQIQKDGSILASGPAAKETYTIETELDVPAFKALRLEALPDKSLKSNGPGRATDGNFVLSEIKVESRPAQAEDTPVKGQFLRIEHQGNKKQILSLAEVQVFQAGKNIAAQGIASQSSTTYDGQAKLAIDGNTDGHFFNAKSTTHTDTTVKPWWELNLKADTPIEQIKIWNRTDGSGERLANFKVSLLDAKRKLVWQTVVATPPKPSTTLALSSRRTIPLKRAFASFSQTGFPVSAAINPASKNQKGWGIAPQFGKANSAYFIPDNTPVAATGKQRLIITLAHNYKDPQYALGHFRLSYTTESKLEPRLKVPDDILAIVDSKERTSAQQKKLAAYYRSIAPLLKPTRDQIAQLLKSKPKYPQLPIMQELPTDKQRETRMMVRGSFLSPGDVVKPALLSAFNPAPKQVPQNRVAVAKWLTSPENPLTARVAVNRYWSQLFGAGLVVTEEDFGTQGELPSHPELLDWLSTEFIQNGWNRKDLLKTIVMSNTYQQDSTTTAEHLQKDPRNQLLSRGPRYRLEAEMIRDQALVLSGQLNKKIGGPSVYPVQPEGIWRAAFNGQRTWATSKDENRFRRGLYTFWRRTVPYPSMATFDAPSREICTIRRINTNTPLQAMITMNDPVFIEISQALGLRIFKEGGSTPRDRIAYGLKLCLIRPPRPEQIEPLLKLYESELAYYKSHPEEATKLLENPLKPLPDQYNKSELAAWTVIANVLLNMDGVLTKG; encoded by the coding sequence ATGTTTGATCGCTTCCTCAGAATCAACTCTCTGATTGGACTGGTCCTCCTGCTCGTCATCCATAGCAGTACCGCCACCTTTGCAGAAAAACCAACGGACAAAAGCCAGGCCACCATCGACGTCGATTTCAATCGCGATATCCGTCCGGTCCTGTCCAAGAACTGCTTTCACTGTCACGGCCCCGATGAAGAAACGCGCGAAGCCGGCCTCCGGCTCGATCAGCGAACCTCAGCAACCGCGAAACTGGAAAGCGACGAGCACGCCATCGTTCCCAAGAATGCCGACAAGAGTGAACTCTTTCAGCGCATTGTTACATCAGATGAATCACTGGTCATGCCGCCCCCTGATGTGGGTGAGAAACTGACCGAAGCCCAAATCGCGAAAATTAAAGCCTGGATCGAACAAGGTGCCCCTTACGCTCGGCACTGGTCTTTCATTCCGCCACAGCGTCCTGCGCGTCCCACCGTCAAACAACAAAGCTGGCCGGCAAACGACATCGATTATTTCGTACTCGCAAAACTCGAACACACAGGTCTCAAACCAAGCCCCCAGGCAAACCGTTATACTCTCATTCGCCGCTTGAGCCTGGATTTGCGCGGGCTTCCGCCGACATTGGAAGAAGTCGATCAGTTTCTGAATGATAAATCGCCCAACGCCTACGAAAAACTGGTTGATCGATTTTTAGCCGATCCCGCATTCGGCGAACGCTGGGCACGCAAATGGCTCGACCTCGCCCGTTATGCCGATTCAAAAGGTTACGGCTCTGATCCACTCCGCATGGACATCTGGCGTTATCGTGACTGGGTCATCTCCGCATTCAACAAAAACATGCCCTTCGATCAATTCACGCTTGAACAACTGGCCGGCGATCTCTTGCCGAACCCGACGCTCGAACAGAAAGTCGCCACCGCTTTTCACCGTAACACCATGACCAATACCGAAGGGGGCACCGACGATGAAGAATTTCGCGTTGCCGCCATCACTGATCGTGTCGATACGACCATCCAGGTCTGGATGGGCCTGACTATGGGTTGTGCCAAGTGCCATACTCACAAGTACGATCCGATTTCGCAGAAAGAATACTACCAGATCTACGCCTTCTTCAACCAGACGGCCGATAACGATCAACCCACGGATGCCCCCACCATCCCTGCCCCCACGCAGGAAATGCTGGAAGCAAACAAACGGATCGACGCCGAAATCGCGACGCTGAATCAAAAGTTGCAAACCCCCACCCAAGAACTCGCCCAGGCACAACTACAGTGGGAAAGCACGTTGCACGCCAAACCGAACTGGAAAACACTCACACCGCTGACCGTCAAATCATCGGCAGCCAAAACAAAATTCCAGATTCAGAAAGACGGCTCCATCCTCGCATCGGGACCAGCCGCCAAAGAAACATACACCATTGAAACCGAACTCGATGTTCCTGCCTTCAAAGCCTTGCGTCTTGAAGCTCTGCCTGATAAAAGTTTAAAATCAAACGGACCGGGCCGCGCCACGGATGGCAATTTTGTCTTGTCAGAAATCAAAGTCGAATCGCGACCCGCCCAGGCAGAAGACACGCCCGTCAAAGGTCAGTTCCTGCGAATTGAGCATCAGGGCAACAAAAAACAGATTCTCTCCCTCGCTGAAGTCCAGGTCTTCCAGGCAGGCAAAAACATCGCCGCTCAAGGCATTGCCTCTCAGTCCAGCACGACATACGACGGACAGGCCAAACTGGCCATCGATGGCAATACCGACGGCCATTTCTTTAATGCAAAATCGACGACTCACACCGACACTACCGTCAAACCCTGGTGGGAACTCAATCTGAAAGCAGACACGCCGATTGAGCAAATCAAAATCTGGAACCGCACCGATGGTTCGGGCGAACGGCTCGCCAACTTCAAAGTCAGCCTGCTCGACGCCAAACGCAAACTGGTCTGGCAAACCGTCGTCGCGACTCCCCCGAAACCAAGCACGACGCTGGCACTTTCCAGCCGCAGAACCATTCCGCTCAAACGTGCATTTGCTTCGTTCTCTCAAACCGGCTTCCCCGTCAGTGCTGCCATTAACCCGGCCAGCAAGAATCAAAAAGGCTGGGGCATCGCACCGCAATTCGGCAAAGCAAACAGCGCCTACTTTATTCCCGACAACACTCCGGTCGCCGCCACAGGCAAACAACGACTGATCATTACCCTCGCCCACAATTACAAAGATCCACAATACGCGTTAGGCCACTTCCGCCTCTCCTATACGACCGAATCCAAACTGGAGCCGCGACTCAAAGTCCCCGATGACATTCTGGCCATCGTCGACAGCAAAGAGAGAACGTCGGCACAGCAAAAAAAACTCGCCGCCTACTATCGCAGCATCGCTCCTCTCCTGAAACCAACGCGAGATCAAATCGCGCAGCTTCTGAAGTCCAAACCGAAATATCCGCAGCTCCCGATCATGCAGGAACTGCCCACTGATAAACAACGTGAAACTCGCATGATGGTTCGCGGCAGCTTTCTCTCTCCCGGCGATGTCGTTAAGCCTGCATTGCTGAGTGCCTTCAACCCTGCACCCAAACAGGTGCCTCAAAACCGAGTCGCCGTCGCGAAATGGCTCACATCACCGGAGAACCCGCTCACCGCCCGCGTCGCCGTCAATCGCTACTGGTCTCAACTCTTCGGTGCCGGCCTGGTGGTCACCGAAGAAGATTTCGGTACCCAAGGCGAACTCCCCAGCCATCCCGAACTGCTCGACTGGTTGTCCACCGAATTCATCCAGAACGGCTGGAACAGAAAAGACCTGCTGAAAACCATCGTCATGTCGAACACCTATCAGCAGGATTCCACAACCACAGCCGAACACCTTCAAAAAGACCCGCGTAACCAACTCCTCTCGCGTGGTCCCCGTTATCGTCTCGAAGCCGAAATGATTCGCGATCAGGCGCTCGTCTTAAGCGGCCAGCTCAACAAAAAAATCGGCGGCCCCTCCGTCTATCCCGTTCAACCCGAAGGTATCTGGCGCGCCGCATTCAATGGACAACGTACCTGGGCGACCAGCAAAGATGAAAACCGTTTCCGCAGAGGTCTCTACACCTTCTGGCGCAGAACCGTCCCCTACCCATCGATGGCAACCTTCGATGCCCCCAGTCGAGAAATCTGTACGATCCGCCGCATCAACACCAACACACCGCTACAGGCGATGATCACGATGAACGACCCGGTCTTCATCGAAATCTCGCAGGCACTCGGACTACGCATCTTCAAAGAAGGGGGTTCGACTCCACGCGATCGCATTGCCTATGGTTTGAAACTTTGTCTGATTCGTCCTCCCCGGCCCGAACAGATTGAGCCGTTACTCAAACTTTATGAATCGGAATTAGCCTATTACAAATCGCATCCCGAGGAAGCAACGAAACTCCTGGAGAACCCGTTGAAACCTCTGCCGGATCAATACAATAAATCAGAACTGGCCGCCTGGACCGTCATCGCCAACGTCCTGCTCAACATGGATGGCGTTCTCACCAAAGGATAA
- a CDS encoding DUF1501 domain-containing protein, with protein sequence MNLHPKQIQAQQLQAITRRHFLAQGSTGIGAMALGAMLADNQSASAKKPESTESPAPKFRIPGKAKHVIFLHMAGSPPQQELFDYKPELVKRNMQPCPDSFLKGRGFPFIKGHPKMLGTPYKFKQYGEGGTWMSELLPNFQKVADDVAVVKSMHTDQFNHAPAQLFLYTGAPRFGGASMGSWITYGLGSENKNLPGFMVLLSGGSDPSGGKSLWGSGFLPSVYQGVQCRTTGDPILYVTNPKGINRDVRRRSLDALKSLNEFELKQFGNPETLTRINQYELAFRMQMSVPEAVDLGSETKKTHDLYGTTGGSPSFANNCLLARRMVERGVRFIQLFDYGWDMHGTGSGNDLITAVPRKAKDIDQPLYALITDLKQRGLLDETLIVWSGEFGRTSMNEERNGSKFLGRDHHPHCYTIWMAGGGIKGGTSYGETDELGYFVAEKKTSVRDLQSTILHLTGLDARKLKVPYQGLDQRLIGPADEDHLLKDLLA encoded by the coding sequence ATGAATCTGCACCCGAAACAAATACAGGCCCAACAATTACAGGCGATCACCCGACGCCACTTCCTCGCCCAGGGCTCCACCGGCATCGGTGCGATGGCCCTCGGTGCGATGCTGGCTGACAACCAGAGTGCATCTGCCAAGAAACCCGAAAGCACCGAATCACCCGCACCGAAATTCCGCATTCCCGGCAAAGCGAAACACGTCATCTTCCTACACATGGCTGGCTCGCCTCCGCAGCAGGAACTGTTCGACTACAAACCGGAACTCGTCAAACGCAACATGCAGCCTTGCCCCGATTCCTTTCTGAAAGGACGCGGCTTCCCCTTCATTAAAGGGCATCCCAAAATGCTGGGCACGCCCTACAAATTCAAACAGTACGGCGAAGGGGGAACGTGGATGAGCGAACTCCTGCCGAACTTCCAGAAGGTTGCCGACGACGTTGCCGTCGTCAAGTCGATGCACACCGATCAATTCAATCATGCGCCCGCCCAACTGTTCCTGTATACCGGCGCCCCCCGATTCGGGGGTGCGTCGATGGGATCCTGGATCACCTACGGTCTCGGCTCCGAAAACAAAAACCTCCCCGGCTTCATGGTCCTGCTCAGTGGCGGCAGCGATCCCAGTGGCGGAAAAAGTCTCTGGGGCAGCGGTTTCCTTCCGTCCGTTTATCAGGGAGTCCAGTGCCGCACCACAGGTGACCCGATTCTTTACGTCACTAATCCGAAAGGCATCAACCGCGATGTCCGCCGTCGCAGTCTGGATGCTCTCAAATCGCTGAATGAATTCGAACTCAAACAGTTCGGCAACCCCGAAACGCTGACCCGCATCAATCAGTACGAACTCGCGTTCCGTATGCAGATGTCGGTTCCCGAAGCCGTCGATCTGGGAAGCGAAACAAAAAAAACGCACGACCTCTACGGCACGACGGGCGGTTCGCCTTCCTTCGCGAATAACTGCCTGCTCGCCCGTCGCATGGTTGAACGGGGCGTGCGTTTTATACAACTGTTTGACTATGGCTGGGACATGCACGGCACCGGGTCGGGTAACGACCTGATCACCGCCGTCCCCAGAAAAGCCAAAGATATCGACCAACCGTTGTACGCCTTGATCACCGACCTCAAACAGCGCGGACTGCTCGATGAAACGCTCATCGTCTGGAGCGGCGAATTCGGACGCACCTCGATGAACGAAGAACGCAACGGCTCCAAATTCCTCGGACGCGACCACCACCCCCACTGCTACACCATCTGGATGGCGGGCGGCGGGATTAAAGGCGGCACATCTTACGGCGAAACCGACGAGCTCGGTTACTTCGTCGCCGAAAAGAAAACCAGCGTCCGCGATCTGCAATCCACCATCCTGCACCTCACCGGCCTCGACGCCCGCAAACTCAAAGTCCCCTACCAGGGACTGGACCAACGACTCATCGGCCCCGCGGATGAAGACCATTTGCTGAAAGATCTGCTGGCATAA
- a CDS encoding DNA alkylation repair protein gives MTVTEIVAQLEKRGSDSTKKVLINHGAKEPVLGVKVADLKKIQKQVKQNYQLALDLFDTGIYDAQYLAGLIADDAKMTKPNLRRWLTRANCMPISGTTVAWVTAESSYGHDLALEWIAAKKEAKAQAGWMTLCSLISIKDDSELDLPEIKQLLKQIEQTIHEQPNMVRYAMNNFVISTGCYISSLTKTAIQTAKKIGTVTVDMGQTACNVPSAVDYIQKVEQRGTIGKKRKTARC, from the coding sequence ATGACGGTAACCGAAATCGTAGCGCAACTGGAAAAACGGGGATCTGATTCCACGAAAAAGGTGTTGATCAATCACGGTGCAAAAGAACCCGTGCTCGGCGTTAAAGTGGCCGACCTGAAGAAAATCCAGAAGCAGGTCAAACAGAATTACCAATTGGCCCTCGATCTGTTTGATACCGGCATCTACGACGCACAGTACCTCGCCGGCTTGATCGCCGATGATGCGAAGATGACGAAACCCAATCTGCGTCGCTGGCTCACCCGAGCCAACTGCATGCCCATCAGCGGCACCACGGTCGCCTGGGTCACTGCCGAAAGTAGTTATGGCCACGACCTGGCACTGGAATGGATCGCCGCCAAAAAAGAAGCCAAAGCCCAGGCAGGTTGGATGACGCTCTGCAGCCTCATCTCCATCAAGGACGATTCCGAACTCGATCTGCCGGAAATCAAACAACTGCTGAAACAGATCGAACAAACGATTCACGAGCAGCCGAACATGGTCCGCTACGCGATGAACAATTTTGTCATTTCCACGGGCTGCTATATCAGCAGTCTGACGAAAACAGCCATTCAAACCGCGAAGAAAATCGGCACCGTTACTGTCGACATGGGCCAGACCGCCTGCAACGTCCCCTCCGCCGTCGACTACATCCAGAAAGTAGAGCAGCGAGGCACGATCGGCAAGAAACGAAAAACCGCCAGGTGCTGA
- a CDS encoding RDD family protein, translated as MHVTDPSVDQPDSQIPVPPFPKDSPQGIMGRRYIAGCFDNLLAMILALVVANQLPDSQPAIQVAVMVATYLAYYFISEGLFYTSPVKYLTGLTIRNFDGGPCTFRQTIIRTLMRILEVNPLLLGCIPAALAIFFTRDKQRFGDRLARTVVVRR; from the coding sequence ATGCACGTAACTGATCCTTCCGTTGACCAACCCGACTCGCAGATTCCTGTGCCGCCGTTTCCGAAAGATTCACCGCAGGGAATTATGGGGCGCCGATATATCGCCGGTTGTTTTGATAACCTGCTGGCAATGATTCTGGCTCTGGTGGTCGCGAATCAATTACCCGATTCGCAGCCTGCAATTCAGGTGGCTGTGATGGTGGCGACCTATCTGGCGTATTACTTCATCTCGGAAGGCCTGTTCTATACCTCCCCGGTCAAATATCTGACTGGACTCACGATACGAAACTTCGATGGAGGTCCCTGCACGTTTCGTCAAACCATCATCCGTACGCTGATGCGTATTCTGGAAGTCAATCCGCTTCTTTTGGGATGCATCCCCGCCGCACTGGCCATTTTCTTCACGCGAGACAAACAGCGCTTTGGCGACCGCCTTGCCCGGACCGTGGTGGTTCGACGGTGA